The segment GATGCGAGAGGTAGTCGGCCGAGCAGCCGAGCGCTGCGGCGATGTCCTGCACGCGCAGATCCGGGTTCGAGAACTGTTCGCGGACGATGCACTTCGCCTGAAAGATCTTGCCGACGTCCTCGTTGAGATTCCCCGTGCCCGTCTCGACGATGTTGCGAAAGAGGCCGAGCAGCGCGAGGAGCATGCCCTTGAATACGGCTTCGCGCGCCGGCGCTTGCATGCCGTGCGCGTGAACGAGGCTGTTGGTGAGCGTGAGGAAGACGTCGAGATTCGGTGCATCGAAGAACTCGATGGTCTCGATGTCGGGGTGCTGCGGTTGCGCCTCGTAGGCGAAGTGCAGACTGATGGTGTTGTTGTAGAAACCAACGACGAGATTGCGGAAGGGCCGATCGACGTCGGCATGCACGGTCTCGCCGTGCGGCACGCCGGCGGGAACGATGCACATTTCGCCGGGGCGCAGGTCGAAACGCTCGCGGGGAAAGCGAAAATCGGTGCGGCCGTAGATCTGCAGAAAAATCTCCGGGCGGTAGTGATAGTGCATTCCGCGCAGGTTTTGGGCGGGCTTCATTTCCTTCGGAATGCGAACATTCAGGAGCCCCCGCTCCGCCTGCTTGATCCATAGCTCGAAAATACGGCGCATCTCGGCACGGTCCTGATGATTCAGGGACTTGGCGTCGAAGATGGCTTTCATCCGGGGGCGCGATGCAGCGTGGTCAGGAAGGGGTAGCAAGTCAGAGACGTCCGACAGCGGAACGGTATGACAAAGACTACTCCATCGGCCAATAGTTCGCTAACCCGAATAGGTTTTATCCGGATGATTGAGGATTTTTCCGCAGTCGCCAATTTGGCGTTGCGGTGGCTGG is part of the Opitutus terrae PB90-1 genome and harbors:
- a CDS encoding helix-turn-helix domain-containing protein, translating into MKAIFDAKSLNHQDRAEMRRIFELWIKQAERGLLNVRIPKEMKPAQNLRGMHYHYRPEIFLQIYGRTDFRFPRERFDLRPGEMCIVPAGVPHGETVHADVDRPFRNLVVGFYNNTISLHFAYEAQPQHPDIETIEFFDAPNLDVFLTLTNSLVHAHGMQAPAREAVFKGMLLALLGLFRNIVETGTGNLNEDVGKIFQAKCIVREQFSNPDLRVQDIAAALGCSADYLSHLFHIETKERLTHYIQRIRIEGAILALGTTSLTVSEIAYSSGFADPAYFGRVFKQHKAMSPQEFRAQLDAQRTQREAQPKTVYANRVDFSPGTPQKKSVDIPPLVAS